In the genome of Saccharomonospora viridis DSM 43017, one region contains:
- a CDS encoding sugar ABC transporter permease has protein sequence MTRQARNGRGQRSPLSSTALHTTLVLASVVAVFPVAWVTLTSLKTDRNTWTQPGELGSLGFDNYTQVLGETEFLTWFANSLIVAGATTVFAVLIAATAGYAASRMRFPGKRPLMWSFLITQMFPAAVLIVPLYNVLSDLGLLDSYGGLVLACSTVAVPYCAWMLKGYFDTIPISIDEAGRVDGLTPFGTFWRLIVPLAKPGIAVTVFYSFITAWGEVAFAGVFMQSQGNYTLPVGMATFVSDFKAEWGLLTAGSVLVMVPSAVVFFLVQRHLVAGLTAGGVKS, from the coding sequence ATGACCCGACAGGCGCGCAACGGAAGGGGACAGCGCAGTCCACTGTCGTCCACGGCCCTGCACACCACCCTCGTCCTGGCGAGCGTGGTGGCCGTGTTCCCGGTGGCGTGGGTGACGCTGACCTCACTGAAGACCGACCGCAACACCTGGACCCAACCCGGCGAGCTGGGTTCCCTCGGCTTCGACAACTACACCCAGGTGCTCGGTGAGACGGAGTTTCTGACCTGGTTCGCCAACTCGCTCATCGTCGCCGGGGCCACCACGGTGTTCGCCGTCCTCATCGCGGCCACCGCCGGCTACGCGGCCTCCCGCATGCGCTTCCCGGGCAAGCGACCGCTGATGTGGTCGTTCCTCATCACCCAGATGTTCCCGGCGGCCGTGCTGATCGTGCCGTTGTACAACGTGCTGTCCGACCTCGGACTGCTCGACTCGTACGGCGGTCTGGTCCTGGCCTGCTCCACGGTGGCGGTGCCCTATTGCGCGTGGATGCTCAAGGGCTACTTCGACACCATCCCGATCTCGATCGACGAGGCGGGCCGGGTCGACGGACTGACCCCGTTCGGCACGTTCTGGCGCCTCATCGTGCCCCTGGCCAAACCCGGTATCGCCGTGACGGTCTTCTACTCGTTCATCACCGCGTGGGGCGAAGTGGCCTTCGCCGGTGTGTTCATGCAGAGCCAGGGCAACTACACGCTGCCGGTGGGGATGGCGACGTTCGTCAGTGACTTCAAGGCGGAGTGGGGGCTGCTCACCGCGGGTTCCGTGCTGGTCATGGTCCCCTCGGCGGTCGTGTTCTTCCTCGTCCAACGCCATCTCGTCGCCGGCCTCACGGCGGGCGGCGTCAAAAGCTGA
- a CDS encoding extracellular solute-binding protein gives MTRGRRVLALAAATALTVTACSESATDQSDAAERAANDPQSVTGTVTFWDTSDATSESPAYKELVKRFEEKYPKITVDYVNVPFDGADDKFKTAAASGDGAPDVMRSDVGWTPTFAALGYLQPLDGTPALEGSDDYLPVPMASNVYEDKTYGVPQVTDTLALLYNKEHFDKAGIDEPPSTWEELRKAAETLEEKIPGTTGIFINADSYYLLPFVYGEGADYVDTEGERITIDSPEVKAAIETVRELTADGVGTTDTSANKYTNMVDGFKNGSISMIINGPWSMSDTLTGKAFSDPDNLGVAPVPAGPKGQGGPVGGHNYTIYAGSDNLAASYLFVQFMNSPESQAYVAAQNNTLPTRESVYEVPEVADNEVIEAFAEPIEQAVPRPPAPGAGTLYDLFTPFYEQILGGQTSLEDGLAQAQRKAKDAVPGYES, from the coding sequence ATGACACGAGGCAGAAGAGTGCTGGCACTCGCCGCGGCCACCGCCTTGACGGTGACCGCGTGCAGCGAGTCGGCCACGGACCAAAGCGACGCGGCGGAGCGGGCGGCCAACGACCCCCAGTCCGTGACGGGCACCGTCACGTTCTGGGACACCTCGGACGCCACCAGCGAATCGCCCGCCTACAAAGAGCTGGTCAAGCGGTTCGAGGAGAAGTACCCGAAGATCACCGTCGACTACGTCAACGTCCCGTTCGACGGGGCGGACGACAAGTTCAAGACCGCCGCGGCCAGCGGTGACGGCGCACCCGACGTCATGCGGTCGGACGTGGGCTGGACCCCCACCTTCGCCGCGCTCGGCTACCTCCAGCCGCTCGACGGCACACCCGCGCTGGAGGGCTCCGACGACTACCTTCCGGTGCCGATGGCCAGCAACGTCTACGAGGACAAGACCTACGGTGTTCCGCAGGTGACCGACACGCTCGCCCTGCTGTACAACAAGGAGCACTTCGACAAGGCCGGCATCGACGAGCCACCCTCCACATGGGAGGAACTGCGCAAGGCGGCGGAGACCCTGGAGGAGAAGATCCCGGGCACCACGGGCATCTTCATCAACGCCGACTCCTACTACCTGCTGCCGTTCGTCTACGGCGAGGGCGCCGACTACGTCGACACCGAGGGCGAGCGCATCACCATCGACAGCCCCGAGGTGAAGGCCGCCATCGAGACCGTGCGCGAGCTGACCGCCGACGGTGTGGGCACCACCGACACGAGCGCGAACAAGTACACCAACATGGTGGACGGCTTCAAGAACGGGTCCATCAGCATGATCATCAACGGCCCGTGGTCGATGTCCGACACCCTCACCGGTAAGGCCTTCTCCGACCCCGACAACCTCGGCGTCGCACCGGTTCCCGCCGGACCCAAGGGCCAAGGCGGCCCGGTGGGCGGCCACAACTACACCATCTACGCGGGCTCGGACAACCTCGCCGCCTCCTACCTGTTCGTGCAGTTCATGAACTCGCCCGAAAGCCAGGCCTACGTGGCGGCACAGAACAACACGCTGCCGACCCGGGAATCCGTCTACGAGGTTCCCGAGGTGGCGGACAACGAGGTGATCGAGGCCTTCGCCGAGCCGATCGAACAGGCTGTACCACGGCCGCCCGCACCCGGCGCCGGAACGCTGTACGACCTGTTCACGCCGTTCTACGAGCAGATCCTCGGCGGCCAGACCTCACTCGAGGACGGCTTGGCGCAGGCGCAGCGTAAGGCGAAGGACGCGGTGCCGGGCTACGAGTCATGA
- a CDS encoding peptidoglycan-binding protein, whose amino-acid sequence MCESCGVAEKDGFDIGGRTLSRRLLLAGAGVGLVGATLLGAGNQSPAHGATLQNGAWCNPALGYFPNGGHFGAPRNGGSHTGQDVTNSSGTAVYAAAAGTVIRRQWGGGLPYRTGNGIVISHGGGLYTYYGHLNAYRVSLNAKVSAGQRIGDMGTTGNVTGPHLHFETHSGGLGAVVNPVSFMSARGVKLGGGWSYLDPDARGQRARVIQFLLNQRGHNLEVDGWLGPVSTAAVKSFQRSNGLVVDGQVGAATWPKLIYELRQGARGNHVRALQTALNKRSAGILVDGDFGPATNSAVRTFQSVNRLVVDGLAGPYTWRALVG is encoded by the coding sequence ATGTGTGAGTCCTGTGGCGTGGCGGAGAAGGACGGATTCGACATCGGTGGACGGACGCTGTCCCGACGTCTGCTGCTGGCGGGTGCCGGCGTCGGTCTCGTGGGAGCGACCCTGCTGGGGGCGGGGAACCAGTCACCGGCTCACGGGGCGACGTTGCAAAACGGGGCTTGGTGCAATCCGGCGCTGGGTTACTTCCCCAACGGCGGCCATTTCGGAGCACCGCGAAACGGCGGTTCCCACACCGGTCAGGACGTCACGAACTCCTCGGGGACCGCGGTGTACGCGGCCGCGGCGGGCACCGTGATCCGACGGCAGTGGGGAGGCGGACTGCCCTACCGGACCGGGAACGGCATCGTCATCTCCCACGGTGGTGGTCTGTACACCTACTACGGTCACCTCAACGCCTACCGGGTCTCACTCAACGCCAAGGTCTCGGCGGGGCAGCGCATCGGCGACATGGGCACGACGGGCAACGTCACCGGTCCACACCTGCATTTCGAGACCCACAGCGGCGGTCTGGGCGCGGTGGTCAACCCGGTGAGCTTCATGTCTGCTCGCGGGGTGAAGCTGGGCGGCGGTTGGTCCTACCTCGACCCCGACGCCCGGGGGCAGCGGGCGAGGGTCATCCAGTTCCTGCTCAATCAGCGCGGCCACAACCTCGAGGTCGACGGCTGGCTCGGACCGGTGTCCACCGCCGCGGTGAAGAGTTTCCAGCGCTCGAACGGACTCGTCGTCGACGGCCAGGTCGGTGCCGCCACCTGGCCCAAGCTGATCTACGAACTTCGGCAGGGGGCACGGGGCAATCACGTGCGGGCGTTGCAGACGGCGTTGAACAAGCGCAGTGCCGGAATCCTGGTGGACGGTGACTTCGGCCCGGCCACCAACTCCGCCGTGCGCACCTTCCAGAGCGTGAACCGACTCGTCGTCGACGGGCTTGCCGGACCGTACACCTGGCGGGCCCTCGTGGGCTGA
- a CDS encoding carbohydrate ABC transporter permease: protein MTTTTVRPPVGAAPVEAPPRGRLRDAASKHWYAWAMVTPVVLVLAVLVFYPLVQGVYLSLTNANEMNSARTIGANRIEATYEFVGLDNYFAVLSGEEGAFYPRLLWTLVWTVTCVVLHYSLGLGLALLLNRALRGRSAYRMLLILPWAVPPFVAAFAWRLILNSEGGVLNSILNAFGFGSVDWLGDPLAAKISVIMVNVWLGVPFMMVALLGGLQTVPKELYEAAEMDGASPWQRFRAVTLPGLRPVSGTVILLGTIWTFNQFPVIAMLTGGGPGGATNILVTEAYERAFQGIRDYAGAATYGAIIASMLVVFAFCYRQWLDRQASEVPS, encoded by the coding sequence ATGACGACTACCACGGTTCGTCCCCCCGTCGGGGCGGCGCCGGTTGAGGCGCCGCCCCGCGGGCGGTTGCGTGATGCCGCGAGCAAGCACTGGTATGCCTGGGCGATGGTGACGCCGGTGGTGCTCGTTCTGGCGGTGTTGGTCTTCTATCCGCTGGTCCAGGGCGTCTACCTGTCCCTGACCAACGCGAACGAGATGAACAGCGCACGCACCATCGGCGCCAACAGGATCGAGGCGACCTACGAATTCGTCGGCCTCGACAACTACTTCGCCGTCCTGTCGGGCGAAGAGGGAGCGTTCTATCCACGGCTGCTGTGGACTCTGGTGTGGACGGTCACCTGCGTGGTCCTGCACTACTCCCTCGGCCTCGGCCTGGCGTTACTGCTCAACCGCGCGCTACGGGGCCGATCCGCCTATCGCATGCTGCTGATCCTGCCGTGGGCGGTGCCGCCGTTCGTCGCCGCGTTCGCGTGGCGCCTGATCCTCAACAGCGAAGGCGGCGTGCTCAACTCCATACTGAACGCATTCGGCTTCGGCAGCGTGGACTGGCTGGGCGACCCGCTGGCCGCCAAGATCTCGGTGATCATGGTCAACGTCTGGCTCGGCGTCCCGTTCATGATGGTGGCGCTGCTCGGCGGCCTGCAGACCGTGCCGAAGGAGTTGTACGAAGCGGCCGAAATGGACGGTGCTTCACCGTGGCAGCGGTTCCGTGCCGTGACCCTGCCCGGTCTGCGTCCCGTTTCCGGAACCGTGATCCTGCTCGGCACCATCTGGACGTTCAACCAGTTCCCCGTCATCGCGATGCTCACGGGCGGCGGCCCCGGTGGCGCGACGAACATCCTCGTCACCGAAGCGTACGAGCGGGCGTTCCAAGGCATCAGGGACTACGCGGGCGCGGCGACCTACGGCGCCATCATCGCGTCGATGCTCGTCGTGTTCGCCTTCTGCTACCGGCAATGGCTGGATCGGCAAGCGAGTGAGGTGCCGTCATGA